In one window of Desulforhabdus amnigena DNA:
- the glmS gene encoding glutamine--fructose-6-phosphate transaminase (isomerizing), producing the protein MCGIVGYIGARQAVEVIVDGLTRLEYRGYDSAGVAVNTGGEIIIQKKKGRLLLLEENLKENPIKGNMGIGHTRWATHGEPSDENSHPHSNESCSIAVVHNGIIENYLEIKRELQEKGVVFKSETDTEVISHLIDSYYDGDLLDALYKTLKRIRGAYALGVIHKNQPDVLIAARKDSPLVIGVGEGENFIASDIPALLKYTKNVYLLEDGDVAVLTKNSVEIFDLKKNKISKNLTEITWDLESATKGGYPHFMLKEIHEQPKGIQETILRRLDADGLVRFDDIRLSKEDLAEIDKIYIVACGTAYHAGLVGKKAIEKMARIKVDVEIASEFRYDNPFIDSKTLVIIVSQSGETLDTLAALREAKRKGARTLAITNVMGSSIAREAEHVIYTWAGPEIAVASTKAYTTQIACLFMLALDMGYKRGVLDLAAYREILEKLKGIPEKIKAVLKNDLQVQKIAGKIKDAAHGFYIGRGMDYSIAVEGSLKMKEISYVHTEAFPSGELKHGTIALIEDGTPVIALATQQSLFEKSISNMKEVKARGAYVIGVTLEGNELIEEVADDVLYIPKVDDMFAGLVGVVYLQLLAYHVSVMKGLDVDKPRNLAKSVTVE; encoded by the coding sequence ATGTGCGGAATTGTGGGTTATATTGGGGCAAGGCAGGCGGTTGAAGTCATTGTGGATGGTTTGACACGTTTGGAATATCGTGGTTATGATTCCGCCGGCGTTGCAGTGAACACTGGTGGAGAGATCATCATCCAAAAGAAAAAAGGGAGATTGCTCCTCCTTGAAGAGAACCTGAAAGAAAACCCCATAAAAGGAAACATGGGAATCGGCCATACCCGCTGGGCGACCCATGGTGAACCCTCCGACGAGAATTCCCATCCCCACAGCAATGAGAGTTGTTCCATTGCCGTCGTTCATAACGGCATCATAGAAAACTACCTGGAAATCAAGAGGGAACTTCAGGAGAAAGGTGTCGTTTTCAAATCGGAAACCGATACGGAAGTGATCTCCCATTTGATCGATTCCTACTATGACGGCGATCTTCTCGATGCACTCTATAAAACCCTGAAGAGAATCAGAGGAGCGTATGCCCTGGGGGTGATCCATAAAAACCAGCCTGATGTATTGATTGCCGCCCGCAAGGACAGCCCCCTTGTGATAGGGGTAGGAGAGGGTGAGAATTTTATCGCTTCAGACATTCCTGCACTGCTCAAGTACACCAAAAATGTCTATTTACTAGAGGATGGGGACGTTGCCGTTCTGACGAAGAACTCCGTCGAGATATTCGATTTAAAGAAAAACAAAATCAGCAAGAATCTGACGGAAATCACCTGGGATCTGGAGTCTGCCACCAAGGGCGGTTACCCTCACTTTATGCTCAAGGAAATACACGAACAACCCAAGGGCATTCAGGAGACCATCCTTCGAAGATTGGATGCAGACGGTCTGGTCAGATTTGATGATATAAGGCTTAGCAAGGAAGACCTGGCCGAGATTGACAAGATCTACATCGTGGCGTGCGGAACCGCTTATCATGCCGGCCTTGTGGGCAAGAAAGCCATAGAAAAAATGGCCCGAATCAAGGTGGATGTCGAGATCGCTTCCGAATTCAGGTACGACAACCCTTTCATCGATTCCAAAACCCTGGTCATAATAGTCAGTCAGTCCGGCGAGACGCTGGATACCCTCGCGGCTTTGCGTGAAGCAAAGAGAAAAGGTGCAAGGACGTTGGCCATTACCAATGTCATGGGTTCTTCCATTGCGCGGGAAGCCGAGCATGTCATTTATACCTGGGCGGGTCCTGAAATCGCTGTGGCTTCAACCAAAGCCTATACGACACAAATCGCCTGTCTTTTTATGCTCGCTCTGGACATGGGCTACAAGAGAGGGGTTCTTGATCTGGCCGCATATCGGGAGATCCTGGAAAAATTAAAAGGCATCCCCGAAAAAATCAAAGCGGTCCTGAAAAATGATCTCCAGGTTCAAAAAATCGCTGGGAAAATAAAAGATGCCGCCCACGGTTTCTATATTGGAAGGGGAATGGATTACAGCATCGCCGTAGAGGGTTCCCTGAAGATGAAAGAAATTTCCTACGTCCATACCGAGGCTTTTCCGTCGGGAGAACTGAAGCATGGAACCATCGCTTTGATCGAAGACGGAACCCCTGTGATCGCTCTTGCGACTCAGCAGAGCCTCTTTGAAAAATCCATTTCCAACATGAAGGAAGTCAAGGCGAGAGGAGCTTACGTCATCGGGGTTACCCTCGAAGGGAATGAACTGATCGAAGAAGTGGCCGATGATGTCTTGTACATTCCCAAAGTGGATGACATGTTTGCCGGACTGGTGGGAGTGGTTTATCTGCAATTGCTGGCCTACCATGTCTCCGTCATGAAGGGGCTGGACGTGGATAAACCCAGGAACCTGGCAAAATCTGTAACCGTGGAATAG
- a CDS encoding PEP/pyruvate-binding domain-containing protein translates to MNDKYIGKISEPLLPIYSRFGEKGLRLQKLKQLGFVVPDGLLLSVEFMQYLIRSMGLQGEIDKILEREAKRDANLEACVREILKGKVPEDAIRIPVEEAIRSISRSYSGPDRDSADVLFAVRSAALGEDDETTSFAGQYSTVLNVNLEHIWSAIFECYASWWTERAVSYRATHKMLNTEPRISIIVQLQLNPEYSGVLFTRHPFNPSENMVIEAVAGFGEKLVSGKATPARWEIDPRTKKIVDFQADPAGQAASLSKSHLDALIDIGQKAETAFGKGLDLEWAIEGDTLYILQLRPVSTLDRKPSCDSMAENFYSRSIVEDLWSDRMTDMTASIVFDELSDLYTFKAPLRKLKLHELSSIQAIRVINGYGYLNNLSIAKLLEFLPGFLRFREIQNVFPPSIREKVLQTPFQPLKVLRLLPRLPLLFSDPAILPFLTVPLLKRHIRKIEDELNRVDVDSYAEMTCTSLRNELERLLNLLAGLQVRNQWGYGNASIFTWILNHFATRYAGRSDAWVLKRMSHIPSNITLTIQEDLMKISRCFDEELRKVFLDTSEKENLWEILQTRYGDHPATRRIEKFIAAYRYRSANRDFIHPRWDEKPGLVLDLLTILLKTGSHAAEIEGKTAAEPNRSALPAFITAPILYVLLRSARSFLALREDLRFALDKVFYRIRKLLLAMSKNEAFRGLEAVRDGIFFLRLDELRDILDRKKSIREMLQVIQSRKEMYTEDREKSPPFYVFHDGEHTVDLCPVSASGKVFAGTAASPGMAEGKARVIRSESDFDKLQKGEILIAYNTDPGWTPLFVTTAGVAVEMGGILNHCAIVAREYGVPAVVGLQGITGKIEDGQLVRIDGNSGTLEILDRGNVSSLDG, encoded by the coding sequence ATGAATGATAAATATATTGGTAAAATCAGCGAACCCCTTCTGCCAATTTACTCTCGATTCGGTGAAAAAGGCCTGCGCCTTCAAAAACTGAAACAACTGGGGTTTGTCGTTCCCGACGGATTGCTCCTTTCTGTGGAATTTATGCAATACCTCATACGCTCCATGGGATTGCAGGGAGAAATAGATAAAATACTGGAGCGGGAAGCGAAACGGGATGCAAATCTTGAAGCTTGCGTGAGGGAGATCCTTAAAGGGAAGGTACCGGAGGATGCCATCAGAATCCCCGTCGAAGAGGCCATCCGTTCCATCTCCCGCTCATACTCCGGCCCCGACCGGGATTCCGCAGATGTCCTTTTCGCCGTTCGCTCTGCCGCACTGGGAGAAGATGATGAGACAACCTCTTTTGCAGGGCAATATTCGACCGTCCTGAATGTCAATCTGGAGCACATCTGGTCCGCCATCTTCGAGTGTTATGCTTCCTGGTGGACGGAGAGAGCGGTAAGTTATCGCGCGACCCACAAGATGCTCAATACCGAACCACGGATCTCCATAATCGTTCAACTGCAGCTGAACCCGGAATATTCAGGGGTGCTCTTTACCCGGCATCCTTTCAACCCCTCGGAAAATATGGTCATTGAAGCCGTGGCTGGCTTCGGAGAAAAACTGGTTTCAGGCAAAGCGACTCCAGCTCGATGGGAAATAGATCCCCGTACCAAGAAAATCGTGGATTTTCAAGCCGATCCGGCTGGACAAGCAGCATCCTTGAGCAAAAGTCACCTGGATGCACTGATCGACATCGGCCAAAAAGCGGAAACCGCGTTTGGCAAAGGCCTCGACCTGGAATGGGCAATCGAAGGGGACACTCTTTACATTTTGCAGCTCAGGCCGGTCAGCACCCTCGATAGAAAACCCTCTTGCGATTCCATGGCCGAAAATTTCTATTCGAGATCCATCGTGGAAGATCTATGGTCCGACCGCATGACCGATATGACCGCATCCATTGTCTTCGATGAACTCTCCGACCTTTACACGTTCAAGGCCCCTCTCCGGAAGCTGAAGCTCCATGAACTTTCCTCCATTCAAGCCATTCGAGTGATCAACGGCTACGGCTATCTCAACAACTTATCCATTGCCAAGCTCCTGGAATTCCTGCCGGGCTTTCTTCGGTTTCGTGAAATTCAAAACGTCTTTCCTCCTTCCATCCGGGAAAAAGTTTTGCAGACCCCTTTTCAGCCACTAAAAGTTCTCAGACTCCTTCCCCGCCTTCCCCTGCTTTTTTCGGACCCGGCCATCCTGCCGTTCCTGACCGTACCTCTTTTGAAACGCCATATCCGCAAAATCGAAGACGAGTTGAACAGGGTGGACGTCGATTCATACGCAGAGATGACATGTACCTCCCTCAGGAACGAATTGGAAAGACTCCTGAATCTGCTTGCCGGCCTTCAGGTACGAAACCAGTGGGGTTACGGCAACGCCAGTATATTCACCTGGATTCTCAATCACTTCGCTACCCGTTATGCCGGCAGGAGCGATGCGTGGGTGTTGAAACGGATGAGCCACATCCCATCCAATATCACCCTCACGATTCAAGAAGATCTCATGAAAATCAGCAGATGCTTCGATGAGGAACTCAGAAAAGTTTTTTTGGACACAAGTGAAAAAGAAAATCTCTGGGAAATTCTTCAGACAAGATATGGAGATCACCCCGCCACCAGACGCATCGAAAAGTTCATCGCTGCATACAGGTACAGGTCGGCCAACAGGGACTTCATTCATCCCCGCTGGGACGAAAAGCCCGGCCTTGTCCTGGACTTGCTGACGATTCTTTTGAAGACCGGCTCCCATGCAGCGGAAATCGAGGGAAAAACCGCAGCGGAGCCAAACCGCAGCGCTCTTCCGGCTTTTATAACGGCCCCCATCCTGTACGTGCTGCTTCGATCCGCCAGGTCCTTCCTTGCCCTGCGTGAAGACCTCCGGTTTGCCCTGGACAAGGTCTTTTACCGTATTCGCAAATTGCTCTTGGCCATGAGCAAAAACGAAGCCTTCAGGGGACTCGAGGCTGTCCGGGATGGGATTTTTTTCCTGAGGCTCGACGAACTGAGAGACATACTGGACAGGAAAAAAAGCATCCGGGAAATGCTTCAGGTCATTCAATCCAGAAAGGAGATGTATACAGAGGACAGGGAAAAGTCTCCTCCCTTTTATGTCTTCCATGACGGAGAGCACACGGTAGATCTATGCCCGGTCAGCGCTTCAGGCAAGGTTTTTGCCGGAACGGCGGCATCCCCGGGCATGGCGGAAGGAAAAGCTCGAGTCATCCGCAGTGAGTCGGACTTCGACAAGCTCCAAAAGGGCGAGATTCTGATCGCCTACAACACGGACCCCGGGTGGACGCCACTTTTTGTAACCACGGCGGGAGTAGCGGTCGAAATGGGGGGAATTCTCAACCACTGCGCCATCGTCGCCCGTGAATACGGGGTTCCGGCCGTCGTCGGACTCCAGGGCATCACCGGGAAGATCGAAGACGGTCAGCTTGTCCGTATAGACGGGAACTCGGGAACCCTGGAGATTTTAGACCGAGGCAACGTTTCATCCTTGGACGGATAG
- a CDS encoding rhomboid family intramembrane serine protease, protein MQDQERHSILCPNCRKLISADEPHCPYCGIANPGSRWKNNVWTRGFQNPDQLLRALIYLNVGMFILALLLNPRAMNFSLNPFSFLSPNNESLLLLGATGTFPIARFHRWWTLLSASYLHAGILHIAFNMIALKQIGPLIIEEYGPYRMFIIYTVAGVVGFFVSYLAGVAFTLGASAAVCGLIGAGLYYGKSRGGVYGDTVYKQVGGWVIGLFAFGLLVPGINNWGHGGGLVAGALLGLLMGYKDRVRENLFHKMMAGVCAVSTLAILCFAMVTGILYSL, encoded by the coding sequence ATGCAAGATCAAGAGAGACATTCGATTCTCTGTCCCAATTGCCGCAAGCTCATCAGTGCAGATGAACCTCATTGTCCCTACTGTGGCATCGCCAATCCGGGATCGCGCTGGAAAAACAATGTGTGGACAAGAGGATTTCAGAATCCGGACCAACTTTTGAGGGCGCTCATCTATTTGAATGTGGGGATGTTCATTCTTGCTCTTCTCCTGAATCCCCGCGCCATGAATTTTTCCTTGAACCCTTTTTCCTTTCTGTCTCCCAATAACGAGAGCCTTCTGCTGCTGGGTGCGACGGGCACCTTTCCAATTGCTCGTTTTCACAGATGGTGGACACTGCTCTCGGCCAGTTACCTCCATGCGGGCATTCTGCACATCGCCTTCAATATGATCGCTCTCAAGCAAATCGGTCCGCTCATTATCGAAGAATATGGTCCCTACCGTATGTTCATCATCTACACAGTGGCCGGCGTAGTGGGATTTTTTGTCTCCTACCTTGCCGGCGTTGCCTTCACCCTGGGGGCTTCGGCAGCGGTATGCGGATTGATCGGCGCCGGCCTCTATTATGGAAAAAGCCGGGGAGGCGTCTATGGGGATACCGTTTATAAGCAGGTAGGAGGCTGGGTGATCGGACTCTTCGCTTTTGGTCTTCTGGTGCCCGGCATCAACAATTGGGGGCATGGGGGAGGGCTTGTTGCCGGAGCACTTCTGGGCCTGCTGATGGGATACAAAGACAGGGTGCGTGAGAATCTGTTCCACAAAATGATGGCTGGGGTGTGCGCCGTATCGACATTGGCGATACTTTGCTTCGCAATGGTGACGGGAATTCTTTACAGCTTGTGA
- a CDS encoding XdhC family aldehyde oxidoreductase maturation factor, which yields MMNIFQNMVELLGRGEHFVLATVLTRTGSAPRSAGARMIVRSNGAIIGSVGGGIVEAKVQELSADIFKQRGSMVKEFVLTSEDAGRLGMACGGGLEILMTFMDASNRDLLNFYEGLLKSLETQEKVRLITRIPTGDNDSPKPAQYLLKENGDMFPESSEEKPTWLREMIGEADAAGPVPLSKGAERFLLEPIRSPDTVYIFGAGHVGQALAALTGRVGFRTVVLDDREEFANRQRFGSADNIIVLDSFENALEGLEIDGASYLVIVTRGHAFDKTVLGRVLKTKAVYIGMIGSQKKRKAIYEALMKEGFTSRDLERVHSPIGLDIGAETPEEIAVSIVAELIQVRASNRK from the coding sequence ATGATGAATATATTTCAGAACATGGTGGAGCTATTGGGCCGAGGAGAACACTTTGTGCTGGCGACTGTTCTCACCCGAACAGGTTCAGCGCCCCGCTCGGCCGGTGCAAGGATGATTGTGCGTTCCAATGGAGCCATCATCGGGTCGGTAGGTGGAGGGATCGTTGAAGCCAAGGTTCAAGAATTGTCTGCAGATATTTTCAAACAACGAGGCTCCATGGTGAAGGAATTTGTACTCACTTCCGAAGATGCCGGGCGGTTGGGGATGGCTTGCGGCGGAGGTTTGGAAATTCTGATGACTTTTATGGATGCTTCGAATCGGGATCTCTTGAATTTTTATGAGGGACTTTTGAAATCTCTGGAAACGCAAGAAAAAGTGAGGCTCATCACACGGATCCCGACTGGCGATAACGATTCCCCAAAGCCGGCCCAATATCTCTTGAAAGAAAACGGCGATATGTTCCCGGAGTCATCGGAAGAGAAGCCGACATGGCTTCGTGAAATGATTGGTGAAGCGGATGCTGCAGGCCCGGTTCCCTTGAGCAAAGGAGCGGAACGCTTCCTGTTGGAACCCATCAGAAGTCCGGATACCGTGTACATTTTCGGAGCGGGTCATGTGGGACAGGCGCTGGCGGCACTCACGGGCAGGGTGGGTTTTCGGACGGTCGTTCTGGATGACCGGGAAGAGTTTGCCAACAGGCAAAGATTTGGCTCCGCAGATAACATCATTGTCCTGGATTCTTTCGAGAATGCTCTGGAAGGCCTGGAAATAGACGGCGCCAGTTATCTCGTGATCGTGACGCGAGGACACGCCTTCGACAAAACCGTGCTGGGCCGGGTTCTAAAGACGAAAGCTGTCTACATCGGCATGATCGGCAGCCAGAAAAAGCGGAAGGCCATTTACGAAGCGCTCATGAAGGAAGGCTTCACTTCACGGGATTTGGAACGCGTCCATTCCCCTATAGGCCTGGATATCGGGGCCGAAACTCCGGAAGAGATCGCGGTGAGTATCGTGGCGGAACTCATTCAGGTCAGAGCTTCGAACAGGAAATGA
- a CDS encoding HAD family hydrolase, with protein sequence MLKIKIPGYGILNLSSLVLDYNGTLACDGRLIEGVDERIRILSEQLSIHVLTADTFGSVRDQLADLPCKLFVIPEGEQDKAKADFVESLGSMNCVCIGNGRNDRSMLKNAALGIAVVQAEGVAVDALLAADVATCRIVDALDLLLHPLRLTATLRF encoded by the coding sequence ATGCTGAAAATCAAAATACCGGGTTATGGAATTCTGAATCTCTCTTCGTTGGTCCTCGACTATAACGGAACCCTGGCTTGCGATGGGCGGCTCATCGAAGGAGTTGACGAGAGAATCAGAATCCTTTCAGAGCAGCTTAGCATCCACGTCCTGACTGCAGATACTTTTGGAAGCGTTCGGGATCAATTGGCTGATCTTCCCTGTAAACTTTTTGTGATTCCAGAAGGAGAACAGGACAAAGCCAAAGCGGATTTTGTTGAATCCCTGGGATCTATGAATTGTGTATGTATTGGAAACGGTCGGAACGATCGATCGATGCTCAAGAACGCTGCCCTGGGAATTGCCGTTGTGCAAGCAGAGGGGGTTGCTGTCGATGCTCTGCTTGCCGCAGATGTGGCGACCTGTCGGATTGTCGATGCGCTGGATCTTCTTCTACATCCACTCAGGTTGACTGCGACTTTGAGATTCTGA
- the tkt gene encoding transketolase, whose amino-acid sequence MLEKTNLLDELCINTIRTLCMDAVQKANSGHPGTPMALAPLAYVLWTQFLRFNPENPKWFDRDRFVLSNGHASMLQYAMLYLTGYDLSLDDIENFRQWGSKTPGHPEYGITPGLETTTGPLGQGIMNAVGMAMAEAHLAAVFNHEGHSIVDHHTYVFCGDGDLMEGASHEAASLAGHFGLGKLICVYDDNHISIEGPTDLTYSDDVAGRFESYHWHVQDLGDRANDLVALFEAFHRAKEAKDRPSLIILRSHIGYGSPNRQDTREAHGEPLGEEEVKLTKRFYGWPEDKKFFVPEEVLAHMHKAVSRGRRLEGEWKEKFAAYRKVYPAEAAQFEAALECDLPEGWDADIPVFLPSEGAIATRSASGRVLNSFASKVPCLMGGSADLSPSTKTLISGSHYFGKERYAHRNVPWGVREHAMCACSSGMALHGGIRPYAATFFVFTDYARPAIRLAAMMALPVIYIMTHDSIGLGEDGPTHQPVEQLASLRAMPNLCVLRPADANETAHAWRVVMRRKTGPSILVLSRQGLPVLDPSKFSIAEGVSKGAYVLSSEKSGSPHMILMGSGSEVHLLLQVQEKLAEDGVDARVVSMPSWELFIEQPQSYRDLVFPPHVKVRLAVEAGSPLGWRQWVGDAGDVVGITRFGASAPGKENFKRYGFTVENVVERAKRLLKSVDSGLTSSATKKL is encoded by the coding sequence ATGCTGGAGAAAACGAATCTTTTGGATGAACTTTGCATCAATACCATACGCACGCTCTGCATGGATGCAGTGCAAAAGGCGAATTCGGGTCATCCGGGTACACCCATGGCCCTGGCACCCCTGGCTTATGTTTTGTGGACTCAATTTCTGCGTTTCAATCCGGAAAATCCCAAATGGTTCGATCGGGATCGCTTCGTTCTCTCCAATGGGCATGCCTCCATGCTTCAGTACGCCATGCTTTATCTTACCGGCTATGATCTCTCCCTGGATGACATAGAAAACTTCCGTCAATGGGGAAGCAAAACGCCTGGGCACCCCGAATACGGTATCACGCCGGGGCTGGAAACAACCACTGGGCCTCTTGGACAGGGTATAATGAACGCGGTTGGAATGGCGATGGCCGAAGCGCATCTCGCAGCGGTTTTCAATCATGAAGGACATTCCATTGTGGATCATCATACCTACGTTTTCTGCGGGGATGGAGACTTGATGGAAGGCGCGTCCCACGAGGCTGCATCACTAGCGGGGCATTTTGGACTGGGTAAACTGATTTGTGTCTATGATGACAATCATATCAGCATTGAAGGGCCGACGGATCTTACTTATTCCGACGATGTGGCCGGCCGCTTCGAGTCATATCACTGGCATGTGCAGGACTTGGGGGATCGTGCGAACGACCTTGTGGCTCTTTTTGAAGCTTTTCATAGGGCTAAGGAGGCGAAAGACCGTCCTTCTCTTATCATTCTTCGTTCTCACATCGGCTACGGATCGCCGAATCGACAGGACACCAGGGAAGCCCACGGTGAACCACTGGGCGAGGAAGAAGTGAAGCTCACCAAGAGGTTCTATGGGTGGCCGGAAGACAAAAAATTTTTCGTTCCCGAAGAAGTGCTTGCGCATATGCACAAGGCGGTAAGTCGAGGCAGGCGGCTTGAGGGAGAATGGAAGGAAAAATTCGCCGCTTACAGGAAGGTTTATCCTGCAGAAGCGGCGCAATTTGAGGCTGCGTTGGAATGTGATCTTCCTGAGGGCTGGGATGCGGATATTCCCGTTTTTCTACCGTCCGAAGGGGCCATTGCCACTCGTTCTGCTTCAGGCAGGGTGCTCAATAGTTTTGCTTCGAAAGTTCCCTGCCTTATGGGGGGCAGCGCGGATCTCTCTCCTTCGACCAAAACGCTCATCAGCGGGTCCCATTATTTTGGAAAAGAGCGTTACGCTCATCGCAATGTTCCCTGGGGGGTTCGCGAACACGCCATGTGTGCCTGCTCTTCGGGTATGGCCCTTCACGGGGGCATTCGGCCATATGCGGCGACCTTTTTCGTATTTACGGATTATGCGCGCCCGGCGATTCGGCTCGCTGCCATGATGGCATTGCCCGTTATTTATATAATGACTCATGATTCCATCGGGCTGGGGGAGGACGGCCCTACGCACCAGCCCGTTGAACAGCTTGCATCTCTGCGCGCTATGCCGAATCTATGTGTTCTTCGTCCTGCGGATGCCAATGAAACCGCACATGCCTGGCGCGTTGTCATGAGGCGAAAAACCGGTCCCAGCATACTCGTTCTCTCCCGGCAAGGTTTGCCCGTTCTGGATCCTTCCAAGTTCAGCATCGCTGAAGGAGTCTCAAAGGGAGCTTATGTTCTCTCCAGCGAAAAATCCGGCAGTCCTCATATGATTCTCATGGGTTCGGGATCTGAAGTGCACCTTCTGCTTCAGGTCCAGGAAAAACTTGCAGAAGATGGTGTCGACGCGCGAGTGGTGAGCATGCCCAGCTGGGAACTTTTTATTGAACAACCACAGAGCTACCGTGATCTGGTATTCCCGCCCCATGTCAAGGTGCGGTTGGCGGTTGAAGCCGGTTCTCCTCTCGGATGGCGCCAATGGGTCGGCGATGCGGGAGACGTTGTGGGAATCACTCGTTTTGGAGCGAGCGCTCCCGGAAAGGAAAACTTCAAGCGCTATGGTTTCACGGTGGAAAATGTGGTCGAACGTGCCAAAAGGCTTTTGAAGAGTGTCGATTCAGGCTTGACCTCATCGGCTACAAAAAAATTATAG